The Electrophorus electricus isolate fEleEle1 chromosome 15, fEleEle1.pri, whole genome shotgun sequence genome segment TGGCTTGATTGCTCTCTGCTCAGCTTGTCCATTGACTGCAGCAGGCTACTCCTGCTAAGCACCAAGACAAGGAGCAGCTTATCTCGAACAATCCTTATGACTTATCGTTCAGATGTTATGggccaaaatgtttttctaGGATTGTAGAATTAGGCTGATGCTTGCTTGAGTGTGGATTTTCACACATACTGCACATccaaaaacactgcagcagagTTTTGACTCTTGCTGAGGTGAGATACAAGAAGCCTAGTCTCAGCTTCCTGGTCTGGCAATGAATATCATTGATGCATTGTTTGATGAGATGTTCAGTAGGCTTGGGGTTCCTCAAGCCATTCTTAACAACCAAGGGCACAACTTTGAATCCAGAATGTTCTCCATTATGTTGGACTGGTTGTGTATCGTAGCAATTTTAGTACTTGTAATGAATTGTCTATTACAGTTGGTAAATTTAATTGGGagaccaccctgattaacagtgacaatttattaattaatgtattaataattattaattcagtctcaactcataaGTCGCCAATTCGATacatgattatttctcatctgccaaacattataatataactCAGGACTCACAGATGTAATaaccaaggtatgtttattgaataagcagagagaagaaaaacatgcacaacaatcattTACTCAAGATTCAGTTAATGAGTAGGAGTGGATAGTTCACTAAAATCATTATAATCATAAGCCTAACAATGTAAGCACAGTaaagttaaaacaaataatttgtgcTGGAAACAGGAAACTAGATAAGCTAATAAAGGAAATAATTAGTgtaacaaagtaaataaattggGAATAATCAAACAGGTAATCTTCTTATCGATCAAGACCAAGAAAGAAAACTTATTAATTAGGACAGAAAGCCACTGCAAAAAGTGAAGTGGGGAACTAATTAAGTTATGAGGCTGTGTCACAGGTGAGGGAAAAGGGCTAACTTTTCTAACttgattaataaacactaaagctAATATTGGTAATGTATGAGGGATATGTTGGCTTTTACAACTAACTGGCGAACAGTCAGGAGATACATGATTGTGTTCCATTGGATCATATGGACAGTgcagagagtgcaagagagcgTCTATTTGACTTTGAGCGTCACATCAGTGTGCCAGATGTTAAGTTCAGTCTTTCATCCAGTTGCCTGAATGGTGGTGAGAGTAGTGTCCTTTCTGTGAAACTGTCTGGTGACTCCAGCAGTCCACTGTTCTTTGTAGTTCTTGGCATTCAATGACCAGGGTTCTTAGGCAGGGGTTTGGATCTGGCCCTAGTGAGAGTGAACCAGCCTTCGCGGGACCGTTTCCAAAATTAGAGTGGGTTCTTTAGCAGCACTGTATTGGAATTCCAGTCTCAACCAGACAGGTGTTTTCAATAAGGGTCATAATGAGTCAATTGCAACAAATATACACTTATGAAAGGAAATTAGTAagataataacaaaagaaacaaagacaacaaaattaaaatatggttAACTAAGACAACCTAGTATTTCTAGCTGGTTATTGAGAGGTTATTGACTtgtttaagaaacaaaaaaaaataaaaaacttgtCTCCGCTGAAGTTCAGTGGGGGGTTCCCCCCCTTTAGTTTTAGTCGCAGTTCACACCTCAGACCTGAATAGACTGTTTGACTCGATAGACTCCACTTGTCACTTCTCAACTTCTACTCCCCACTTCTCAACACAACTGAGGGGGTAGAATTGGTCAGTTATCTTTTGGAAGAAACGAGGCCTGCCTaggtcatgcatattcaataaccTCTGTTCACGACTGGGGGAAACCATGGGTGaccatgttttcttttctgattggtTTGATCTGATTCTTTTCTGTCCgtgttttgattttctttagaAGACATCTCTGAAACTCAAAGTGTGGCTGAAGAATTCATGGGAGATATcagccctgtctcactgctTTAAGGCTCTTCCAGTATATTTTTACAAACTGGCGCCGCATCTGGGTGAGTTTCATTCCATATATTATGGGATTTAGGAGAGGAGGCACAACAAGAAACTCCATACCCAAGATATTGTGTAGAGCTTGCTGTGTTTGACTTTTGACATAGCGAGAATATATGATATCGAAGAGTAGGGAAACGGTGAAGTTTGTGAGTGTGATTAAATGTGGAAGACATGTCTGCATAAATTTAACCCTCCCTGCCTTGGATTGTAAAGAAGTTCTTATGATGTGAATATATGACACAATGACAAATATTACTTGGGAAACATGATAAATTATTAGTATGTTCCCATACATATCCATCATAGTCACATCTTTGCAAGATAGCTTAACAACCTCCCAGTTAGAGCAATAAAGCATGTCAATATGATTACCACATAAGGGCAGTCTGACTGTCAGTACCGCACCAATTGTTGTTTGCAGTAAGGAGAAGAGCCAACTAAAAGCCAGCAGTTTGACAATCTTCTGGTGTGTCATAATACACAGATATTCCAAAGGTTTACAAATTGCTACGTATCTGTCATATGCCATGACTGTTAAACATGCAAGTTCACACAAAGCATAACAGAAAATTACACATGTTTGTGCCAGGCACACTGTATATGATATTACATGATAGTCTGATAAAAGATCAGCAAGAATTTTTGGATAGAAAGCAGAAGCACCACATAttccatttacaaataaactgcATATAAACAGATACATAGGTTCATGAAGTGTCTTATCCAGAATAACTGTTATTATTAACATCAAATTTACAAACAGCGTCAAAATATAGAAAAGAAGACCAAATGCAAAGTAAATATGTCTGTTTGTTGATGTGTCATTCAGTCCATGAAGTACAAACATGAATTCTTCAGAGTAattttccatctctctttctcagtacATTTGTATACAAAACTACACCACAAGCTTTTTAAAAGTATCAAAACCACCATTCTccaaaaatatatcaaatgaaGAATCTTCtgaacagtgtttttttttttctaatgtgaATGTCTCTACttgatttaaaatgttctagTTGATGTTCATTTATGGTTCACTGTGGTGCTGACTTTCCCATTGTCAGTTACTTTCAATGCTTCACACCCTTGCttatatataacttttttttgggCTGGTAGGTGTTGTTGATTTTGTGGGAGCTCCCTAAAGATGTAATTTACTGAAGAACTtaccatgtgtgtttatgttgtccTCCTGCTATACATGAAGTAAATTTAGAGGCCTAATGGACAGGCTAGTCTTGAGGACCAGAAATCTTAATAACAGAATACAATTAGAAGAATAAAAATCTTCAGATCTTTTTCGTAGATAACTTTATTTTAGCCCTGACTACtcatatgcatttattattcCAAAAGGCTGAGTTCTTTATTGCAGTAGAATTGCTAGAGGTCACTCTTCAGTACAGTGATAACTAACCATGGTTCTGGAAGAACCCCAAATTTTGCACACTAAATTTTGCACACTTCACACTTGTCCCAAATACTTGAGTCCATGCACAGGACTGATTCTGGGCTTGCTTGAGGGACGGACTCATTATTGTTGGTTCGCTTTCACACAAGAACTCTATCCAAACTGTAGATTGATTGTGCAATTCCATACATCACTTTTCTGCATGCAGGTTTGCAAAAGGgtcagaaggtttttttttttttaaatattttgtttggaaACTATATTACCCACAAACCTCCTGTTTGATCCAACTCCCCAGATTATTAGTTTCACCTGGCCTTGTTTTCCCTAATGTTTCTCTGTATTTAAATTCCGTTTGTCCAGTTTGTCTTTGCCAttgttatttgtgtatgtttaccCTGGTTACCATCATTACTCCCTGCATTGCCGATTTACTCTATTGCCTGTTTCCTCTTGGATTTGTTACTTTTGCCTGTTCTTTGACTATGTCTTTGGATTGCCCCTGTTTATTagtacacagtattttccacagtattttccactagtAATTTGATAGCCCAGACTACCCTTCCCCCTTCACACCTTGGTCTATGGTGGATGAGATTTGCTGtcactcaaagaaaatagcTCTTTATGGCTCAACAGCAATAACATATTCTAAAAGAGGAGGGCTTTAAGGGTCTATCTAGAAACATTTCTACATgagtaacatgcattttgtggtaactaaaggtttgcatattttgtgttaggttacgaagaaaaataatacatgtttttgtgcaaagatgtgagcaagcaaataaagagcTTTACTAGCATTCTgtatactttttaaacatgttacacagttgctttgatggtacttaaattttctatgacaaaatctgaaattCTTATACTGGAAGCATGTttttaaaggacatttaaaaggacaggcatgACTGTTGTAgaaatttaccaaaaaacaTGATATATTCTGTGTGGGATTTCTGCCGAACAGTTGCCCATAGATGGCTGAAAACTGGTAAGGAGGTATTTATATTAGTCCTAATAAATTTTATGTTGAtagatgtactgtattttaagaatatttgatgctatcaagtgatttatttgagtatgccagaCCCGGGCCACCTGTGGGCCCGCTAGAGGGTGCAAATCCTTGTTTGCAATAGAAGAGAAATTAACTCTGGAAACATGCAGCAGAAAATCCATTGCTTCTAACTTTGTATTTCAATACAAGGGGGGTCACCTCACTAGGAACCCTGCTAACATGCAGTAACCCATAGCTATGACTGAGACACATTAATTCCAGTACCACACAACAATTAAAAATTTGTCTCCAATTTAGTACATACAATATTTGCATGTGGGCTGCGAGTTGCCACTTATATAACTGCAGGAAGCTTCACTTGAACAAGGGCAGTACATACTCACAATACAGGCCAAGGTCCAAGTGATGACAAGACCATCAGAATCCAATGGAGCATCTAtcgaaaaaacaaaaccaaaaaaaggtactgataaaacaataataataataggagtAATGATCAATCAagcaataattaataataatgaccacaaattaataattgttattaataacAAATCATCATTAAGAAGTAATAGTAAGGATGGTGGTCATACTATAAATATTACTCCTagtactactaataataatggaTAGTGAACACAAAAAACTTAAAACAGGTTTTTGAAAAAGGGGATGCAAGCCtattatacaaacaaatattataTCTAATTTAGTTCAGATATTTCAGATAGAGCTtttctgtaatggtgagcagtaaggaggtggatgcaagtgcagagaagagcaagatttattaggggcaaatacAAAGTCACGGTCGTTAgtgtagtccagggtcattgagccaatatgtagagtatggggatacatgacaaacaaacaaacacacaaaggcaaacaggagaagcaggctataacagatgCTAGGAAGAACTCAGAGGCTAACAAAAACGAAGGCTAGAATTAACAGTTTaatcaaaaacattcaaacaaccAATGAGCAGCAAACACAAAGGGAAccaggcagggtttaaatacatgaacaaagaacaggtgaaagtaatgaggggtgaagaaaacaaaacaaagaaatggaaccaaaacacacaagacagggaaaccatggaacatggaatcTGGGAGGGACTATCCATGATATTTTCAATTCTAATGTCCCAAGTCTGGGTTTGATCTGATTCTTTTCTGACcatgttttgatttcttttagAAGAAATCTCTTAAACTCACAGATGTGTCTTGCTGAAGAATTCTTGACTGACATCAGCTGTCTCACTGCTCTTGCtgtatacatttacaaactGGTGCCACATCTGGATATTCCCATATATTATGGGAATTATTAGAGAAGGCACAAGAAGCTTGATGTTCTTGGCTTTTGGCATAGCATGAATGTATAATATCAAAGAATAGAGTAACAGTGAAGTTTATATGTGTGATTAAATGGGGAAAACATGTCTGCATGCATTTAACTGTCATGCCGCCAgtgtcacaatcagtccctcccaggttctgtgttttccctgtcttgttttttttagttccattccatagtttcattttcacctcccctcgtttgattttccacaccagTCCCTCGTTTCTaatattaagttcatgtatttaaacccagttgtgtgccttggtcgtggctgctcatttgaatgtgtttgaaagtgtttagttcattgaatggctgtatgtttattttgtatggttgtgttggtttgtactctgtgttttCTAGCCCTGAGTTCTCCCtagtaattataattaattatagccttcttccctgtttgccttcgtgtgtgtttattttgtttactcatgtatccccgtgctctccgtgttgtCTCTTTGACTCTGGACTATgacaacaactctgattttggatttgccctgaataaatctcgctcttctccacacatgcgtagAGGCTTACAAGGATGCAGTGAGAGAGTTCGTTACGTCTCAGCATCACCAAACTGGGCTGCGGGTACATGGGCATCTTGTCGTTTCTGGAAGAAGCAGGATGGCATGTATTTTGTTAACAAagagatcccaggtaagcgcAAAGAGTCTACCCGTCTTGACCAGCGCTGCAGGAGGGAGCGGCCTGCAGCGCAAGACGTGAGTAGGTGGAGTGAATGCGCAGATAACTCGTTTCTAGGCACTCGGTTGGTGCTTAAGGGCAAATGTGAGCTCCCCATAGCCCATGTGCACTCTGGGAGCCACCgagagggttctgtgtctgtgtgttcctccagggtcaccccaccagtaTCTGTGGTTATCCTGCAAGCCACCCAACTTGGTCCTGTTCAgggcgtgagagacgccgcccgtcctgaccctggtcctgttcccggcgtgggAGACGCCGCctgtcctgatcctggtcctgttcccggcgtgagagacacCACCCGTCCTGAGCCTGTTCCCAGCGTGGGAGATGCCGCCCGTCCTgagcctgttcccggcgtgagagacgccaccCGTCCTGATCCGGTTCCTGTTCCCAGCCTAGTTGATGCCGTCCGacctgttaccaggtctgttcccgCAGCCTCACCTCTGGACCCCCCAGACTCACTGTCATTGACTGCCTCTGCTGCACCTCCGGACCCGCTGCCGCTGCTGATGGACGCTGCCATGCCTCCGGACCTGCTGCCGCCGCTGATGGCCGCAGCCCTGCCTCCGGACCCCCAGACCTGCCACCACTGATAGCCGCAGCCCTGCCTTTAGAACCTCCAGACCTGCCTCCGCTGATGACCGCAGCCGCGCCCCTGGACCCATCAATTACTGTTCCTGGAGTGGGAGAAACCGCTTCACAGGTCCCTGTGCCTCGTGCCACGCCAGTCCCCGTTACTCTCCTGTAGCTCCTACTGCCACATTGTTTTTACCTTCTttgttgcctggttttgttttggttcctgttgtgttgtctgtccctaTGCCTGTTTCTGTGACcattccagttcctgtgtctccctttgtttctgttcctgtgcCCGTCCGTGAGTCCATTCCTGTGCCTGTGTccgtttttgttcctgtccctttgtccctagcctggtctgttttgcgtGCTTGTAATCCTCGTCCTCCCTCCTGGCACTTCTTTCGTCCTCAGTCTGGTTCTGTTGGTCCTGCTTCTTTGCCCATCACTCCTGTTGCCCCAGTTTCTGCGTctgttcctggttcttgtccaGTTCAGTCTACTCCTGTTGccctggtttctgtgtctgctgttgtTCCGGTGCTTGCTCCTCGTCATGTCCTGTGTTCagttcctgtttctggcctATCTGCTTCTGTGTCTCATCtgtgtcctgtccctgctctgcGTCTTGGCCTGTCTACTCCTGTTGGTGTCTAGTCCTAGTcttgttttggtgtttcttGTTTCACAcgcccaagtgtgtgtgtgtatgtggggggggggggttactgtcACGAtccttccatgttccgtgttttccatgtcttgtgttttgttccgttccatagtttcgttttgtcctcacattgattgtgtacacctgtccctcgtttctagttcatgcatttaaaccctgctgtgtgccttggtcatggctgttctttgtttgtttgtttgtttttgttgttttcgctgtttcatggtttgaattaatgtttgaatgttctagggttgtttctttgtgcgccgtgtctttgtgtttatcttagccttcgtgtttcctagtaCTGAGTGttccctagccttagttcctagcctgcttccctagttagccttcgtgtgtttttgttttgtaatgtttcccagtactttccgtgttggctctgtgaccctggactgccttaatgaccctgattttggatttgcccctattaaatctcactcctctcagcacatgcgtccgccttcTTACCGCTCAGCATTagatacattttgaaaacagtTGCATTCATGACGAATAttgcttcttttaaaaaatgtattaaaagaatGCAATACAGGGAGGCCCAGTCTGttacaaaaagtaaaatgtacatttgccAAAATGGTGAAAAGATTCTAATTTTTGATAGGTATTGCATTACACAGGTAATTTTAAAGCATCACTGAAataggtgtgtatataaagcatttttattcTTATACAGCTATCAGTCTGATTCCAAAAAGATTATGAAGCTGCACATAAATGTACCCAAGTACAGTTTGATTTGCAAAAATAAGAATTACTGTGGTCTTCATAAACGTTGTCTTTACAATATCAAAACTGTGACTacactaaaacatttatatattcttAATTCAGTTTGTTGAAAGGCCTATGGACTTATGTAAAAAAATTTATAACCATATAACATGCTGCAAGACCAAGACATACAATGTAGAAAAAAATCCTAGGTCCATAGTATATAGTAATACatcttatttatgtgtgtg includes the following:
- the LOC113574697 gene encoding olfactory receptor 142-like; this translates as MENYSEEFMFVLHGLNDTSTNRHIYFAFGLLFYILTLFVNLMLIITVILDKTLHEPMYLFICSLFVNGICGASAFYPKILADLLSDYHVISYTVCLAQTCVIFCYALCELACLTVMAYDRYVAICKPLEYLCIMTHQKIVKLLAFSWLFSLLQTTIGAVLTVRLPLCGNHIDMLYCSNWEVVKLSCKDVTMMDMYGNILIIYHVSQVIFVIVSYIHIIRTSLQSKAGRVKFMQTCLPHLITLTNFTVSLLFDIIYSRYVKSQTQQALHNILGMEFLVVPPLLNPIIYGMKLTQMRRQFVKIYWKSLKAVRQG